The sequence ccctccacccggGCACATTCACCTCCAGGTGCTGTCTGGCTCCCTGCAGCTCACACTCGTACTTGTTCCGGATCACGTCCAGACAGAAGCCCTTGTAGATCCCTACAGCGGGGAAGGGAGACGGGAAGTCCGGCTTGGCCAGGGACCTGGGTGTCCCAGATGGGGAGCCAGGAGCTGGGcctggcagggaagggaagagcggggagcagagagccctgggctCCGGccgaggcagagaggggaggcccGGGACCGCCCCAGCGCACAGGACGGCCCACAGACCTGCCACCTGAATGCGGATCTTGAGGCTCCGCTGCAGGCCCCCCAGAGGCTCTGTGTACTCAGGAGCCCGCTCAGCCCCGACTTCCTCCAGCCGCGCCCTCAGCTGACTCAGCCGCTCCCTGAACAACCTGGGAGAGAAGAGCCAGAGCATGTGTGTCCCTCAAGCACGTGGCCGGTCCCGCTCGGCAGGtcctcagacacccctgcccCGCACTGGCCGGCTGCCTCCGCGCCCCCGCGCCCAGGGTGCCCCGGGAGACACAGGCCCAGACACCCCACGCTCACTTTTCCTTTAGCTCCGAGAACTGCTTCTCCAGGTCCAGCATCTCGTTGACGCACTCGCTGCGACGCCGCTCGTAGTCCTCATCGTCCATCTCTGGGACAAGAGGCCGGTCAGCGCTGGCTGCTGAGGAGCGGGCGGGCCCgcgggggcgcgcgggggcgcgcgggggcgcGCGGGGGACCTCACCTGAGCTCTCCTCGTCGGACCCCGTCTGGCTGCCGCTGCGCTCCTCGCcgctctcttcctcctccccgtTCATCTCGGCGGCCGAGTCAGCCTCTGCTTCCATCTCTTCCGTGTCTTTGCTCGGAGGCTGGACGGGCATCTGGGCtctgggagaaggaggggagccATCGCCTATCATGAGCAGGAAGTGGCCATGCGGGGAGTCAAGCCAAGCCCCCTGCGCACATCTCCCTGAGGCCTGGGAACCATGGAAATGCTCACGTCCCAGTTATTGCTGATCCCAGGGTGGGGAATGCTCGCCAAGGCCATGGTCTTTACGATGGGAAACACCCAGGGTGGGGTCCCCACTGCCTCGGGGACTGGACACACACTTGTGATTGGGGCGTTTAAGGCCCCACACAGATTTGAGGACTGGGGCAGCTCCTTGACTCCACCATCTCATAGTCAATCCTCAAGCACACCCTTCCAACCTCCTCTCCGCCCCTTCCTGTTGGTCGTCCCCCGGGAAGGCCTTCCACTTCTCTTCCCGAGAACATTCTGCCATTCCCTTCCCGTCTCCCGGTGCTCTGGGTCACCCCCCatgtccttctcttttctctggagCCTCAGGCTACCAGCACCCCCACCTCCACTGTTTCTCCAACGCTCCCTTTTGACAGCTCCTGCCCACGAAACTTTAGAGGTATTTAGAAATAGCAGAAACGCAAAACCTTGCCCCATTCCATTTAACTACTCCCCATTTCCCACCTCCCAGCTACGCTTTTCAAGGCTCTGGCTGTTCCCACCCTTTCATCTCCCAGATGTTCCGTTCCATTTCTCTATAGTCACCCTCGGCTGATGGGAGTCCTGTGGCAGCAGATAACCTTCTGGTGCCCAATAccagtattttttcctgcttcccttAGTTGAACACTATtagtcattctttctttctttctttctttttttataattttatttatttacttgacagagagatcacaagcaggcaaagaggcaggcagagagagagagaggagaagcaggctccctgctgagcagagagcccgattcggggctctatcccaggaccctgggatcatgacctgagccgaaggcagaggctttaacccacggagtcacccaggcacctctattagTCATTCGTTCTTTTATATACTCATCTAAGATTTATTAAAGACCTAACACATGCCAGGTTCCTTCAGACAGTACAGGAGATGCTGGGCACGACGGGGCCTGACAGGGCAGAGCCAGTCTCTGACTTCAAGGAATTTACAGCTtcctgggagaggcagagcagcGGACAGTACTGTGGTGTGAGAAGGGCTAagacgggggcggggggtctATGGGAGAGGCATCTAACTGGAACCCGGAGCTTGCTCCAACAGTGAAGGTTTGCAGAGGGAGATCCTTGCCGCAGCATCAGCATGGAGAGCTCAGACAGAGGACTGGAGATGGCTGGGGAGGGAACATTCCAAGCAGAGTGAACAGTGTGTGCACAGACTGAGAGAAGGGGCACATGAGTCTAAGCCTCAGAGAGAAATGTGGGCTGCAGATATCTGTCACCGGCATATAGAGAGTTCTTCAGGCCATGGGAGAGGCCAGTGGAACCAGCAGGGCAGAATGTGTGGAGTGAGAAGAGGTCCAGGATGGACTCCCAGGGCCAACAAAGGGGCAGGTGATGAAAGCCCagcaaaggagaaggaaattaGCAAGAGGCGGAAGAAGAGAAACTCAGTCGTGGGGAGAAATAACTTCAGACGGAAGGACCGTGACTGTGCCAAATGCTGCCAAGAGATCATTTAAGAGGAAGACTAAATGGTCCTGCCAATAATCTCTCCACCTACTGGAGGCTTGATTTCACTGCGATGCTCTTCCAACCTCTCTGGGTCCAGTTCTGTAGACCTTTAGATCAGTGTAAATGCCGCTCCCTCCAGGAAGCCCTAGGTGTTTACATTTCCTCTCTAATTGCCCATTTTCCATTTGTCTGCCTAACCAGGCTGTAGGCCTCTCCTGCCGATGCAGATGCCATAAATACAAACGAAACAAAGCACTTTTTCAGGCAGGCTTTGTACTTCTTGGTTGCCCCAGGACCCTGCAGTGGTTGCAAACCTGAAGTATTCTGTTAACTTTTCTTAACACAAGAGTTATGTAAAATAACTGGCTCAAGGCGCGGCTTAGTCGCATTCCTCAAGGGTTTCACAGCTGATCTGAATCTGACCTGAAAACCTCAGTTCTCCAAACCAGCTTCATTTTTCCCCGTTCTCAAGGCTGAGTTCCTGCAGTTTGGCCAATTTGCAATTCCTCTTCAttgttaaatacatatttacttttGTCTCCAGATGTCTCTAACTCTACTGAGTGAGCAAAATTAAATCACAACCTCCCCTCCTTACCCCGGGCGCAAAAGGAGGATAAACACCGCTACTCTGAGTGTTGTAAAGATCGCAAGGGGTAAAGGATGGAAAAGGAAATTGTAAGGCGCGGAACATAGGCAATTTATGCTTTTAGAAAGTGAGCATTTCCAGGGCAGACCTCCACGGAAGGCCGCTTCTTCTCCCTAGAGAAAGCCAATCCAGACCCCTACGCGCCGCGGGGCCGCGCGGCAGGACCCTCCCGCCCCGTTCCATTCCCGTCCGCGCCGGCGCCGCGGGCGGGGGAGTCACTGGCTCTTCGGCGGCCAGCAGCGGGCCCGCGGCGCCGCACGCGTCCGGCCGGTTAAGTCTCCGCTTCGGCCCTCCCTGGGCCAGCTCCGACCGACTGGCCAGAGACGCCGAACTAGGTGCCCTGAGGAGCATTACGCACCGCGGGGAAGGGGCCTCCGGGCTGACGTCGGAAACTCCCTCAGAGGTGCCCGCGGCTGCCGGGCTCCCGGAAACGTCGCGCCCTTCTCTCTACccccggggggcggggcccgCCGCACTTCCGCATACGTTATCAGGAGGCGCCAGTCGCCGAGCTCACAATTGGACAGCTGGGGCGAGGCATGCTGGGATACCGCGGGGTCGGTCTCCATAGCAACCGGCCGACATTCAAGCCGGCCTTCAGCAGCCGCACAAGACCCTTGTGGTTTCCTTGCTTTGCGGTCGGCGCCCCTTGGGCCGCAGctcctcccccccttcccccactctggtCCCCCATCCCTCGCGTGGAAGGGAAGAAGCCACGACCCCACGCCCTGCCCGCCGGGTTCAGGAGAGTCATGGAGCCAGCCGTAGGTGTGAACACTCGTTTATTTACACATGGTCGGTGGTAGGCAGATAACCCAGCCCAGCCTATTCGAGGGCACAGATCGGGCAGAGAACCTGCAGACCCTTTCTCCAGAGCTCCCGAGGGCGGAGGCGGCTGGAAGAATCAGGAAGTTTAGGATTCTGCCCAAAAGCTAAGAACTAAATTCAGTGCCTTCACCTGATTTCTTCCCCAAAAAGTCCATTTTGTTAAGTACTCAGACTTCTCAGTTCTGCCCCATTCATACTTTTCACTCTCCTactgcccacccaccccagattgttaataataataataacaataatactgtaataatattaataatacttcACATTTGTACGAAGCTTACAGAATGGTTCACATATATAGCATCTCATCTGAGCCTCCCGACAGTTCTGTGAGGTAGGTGTGCTCACCTCCCTTTTTACAGACGGgataactgaggctcagagaggaagtgggatttgctcaaggccacacagctagttagtGGTAAagccaggacttgatcccagcaccccgtaTTCAAGTCCAGTGTTCCAACATCACAGCTACCACTGTAAAGTGGAGTGACATTTCTTCCTCCTGTCAGGCCTGAGGGACGGCCTAAGGAGGGAAGAGGCTGAGACTTCTCTGACTAGGGGAGAGAAAGGCTCAGCAGTGACGAGGGGAGTCGGGGTACTTGGCCTTCAACTCCTGTTTGAACTGGCGGTAAAGGATCTTATTGTGCTGATTTTCGGCCTCCTTTTGGGGATGGAACTTCAAAGCTTCCTTGAAGCCCTTATGAACCAGGAAACCTTCGTTGAGCACCTCGAAATCAAATCCTGCCACGTGCAGCTCACAGGCCTGTTGGGGGAGAGACAGGTCAGTGAAGCTGGAGACTGCTGGGGCCGCCACTGACCTCCCTAAAGCCCCTCTCCAGCATTCCCACTCCTCCGGAGACATCCTGGGTCCTCCACACCATCCAACCACTTCGTGAACTACGACTGTCCCGCCTCATTGCCTCCTTTCGAACCAGGACCACTCATAGCTCCCAGAGCCCACCACTCCTCCTGCCCCAtgtcccctgccctctccctttgGGCACCTGGCTGATCCGATTGAAGCCATACTGGCGAAAGCGCTCGTCGAAAGTGGGCACCTTGCCTCCGGCCACGTAGAATGGTTCCCAGGGGTCCTGCCAGGGCACCACATAGGCAGGCCTCAGCAAGCTCTCTTCTGGCAGGTTGACCCAGCGGGAGTAGTTGGTGGGCGCCTGGCAGGGCGTGCACAGCCCATAATAGAAGGGCCGCACCTCGCCCACTTGGTAGAGCTGCAACAGCTCGTTCTTGTTCGTGGGCATGCGGCGGGCTCGGCGGATCTCGAAGGCGGGCACCACCAGTGCTGTGCCCGCCCACTGCTTGCTCTGATCCAGCATTTCCCGAAGGCCCCTCCACAGCCCCTCACTGGGCACCATGTCCACATCGATTACCAGGGCATAGTTGGCCCCTTCCCGAGCCAGATTCCTCAGCAGGTTATTGGGATAGGAGACATTGGTGCCCAGCGCATAGTTGATCCCGGGCTGGGCCACCCTGGCTAGCTTGTCAAAGACCTCCTGGCAGGACCGCAGCAGGGCAAACTCCCCCGGCTCCCGGGGATCAGGCACAGCGGCCTCATAGCGCGAGGGGCACACAAGGTGCATGGCGACCCGGGCGCGCATATCGGGGCAGTGGCTGCTCAGCGCGTAGGTCAGCACCGTGGCTAGCTGCGCCTCCTCCTTGGTGGCCGCGAACACCGACACGGAGAGCGGGCCCTCCCAGCGCTCCAACAGGCCCGACAGGTGCAGCAGGTTGTCCACGCTGGCGTGCGTGGCCAGGATCACATCATTGGGGTCCATGGTGGTCTTCAGTAGGCCCCTGTAGACGCGGTAGTCGCCACTGGCGTCCAGGACGCCCCCAGAGGCCAGAGCGGTGCGGAGCTGCGCCTTGACCTGGTCCACGGACCGCGGGGACGGGGGAAAGAACTCGAAATACTGGTCTTGCTCCTCCTGCCCATGTAGCCCGGACAACAGCGACAGGTAGAGCAGCTGCAGCATCGCCACCAGCATCAGCGCGGCCAGAAGCAGCTGGTAGAAGGCGCACCGGATGGCGTAGGACATCTGCATGGCTCTCGGGGCTCCAGGGCGCGCAGCGGGGACCACCGGGCCGCAGCCTTTGCCAGCCGCCGCAAGCCCGGATTTACCGCAGCCTGCCGAGCGCAGCCGAAGCGAGCCGAGGCGAGCCGAGCCCCGCGCAGGTTCCCCGCCGGAGAGGGCCTTGGGGCGCGCCAGCTCGCCCCCTGCGCGCGAGGAGGAGCTACTGCATCCCCCGCACGCCGCGGTCTGCAAACCCTGAACGTGCCCGCGGCCGCGCCTGCCGGGTTCCCAGGGAtactcccccctccctcccgaTCAGTGCGCGACCCCCCGGACCAGGCGCTTTCTGTAACACTCGTGCACTCGCCCACGCCTTAAGGCCGGGAAACCGTGGCAGAACTCTCGGTCGCGGCTTGGTGAACGATGGCTCGGGTTCGCGGCTGCGGCCGGCGGGAAGGAACACAAAAAGTCGTTTTCCTTCCGCAGTCTTTCCCTCCGCCAGGTCCTAGGAAATCCACACCGAagatgggggctgggggtggggcggaaaCTGCGGAGAAGATGAGAGATAAGAGTATATGGAAAAGCATGCTTCATGTGGGACGAGGTGGCCGAGTGGTTAAGGCGATGGACTGCTAATCCATTGTGCTTTGCACGCGTGGGTTCGAATCCCATCCTCGTCGGCAGGTCGCGTTTTACAGGAGATGAGGGGGTGTACTTTTCTGACTCCCTGGGAAGAGGGCCCGGGGCTCAGATGCACGTAGAAGACCCGGATTGGAATTCTGGTTGATGCCAAATTGCGAGCCAATGTATTATCTGCGGTAATTAGAGAAGCCCCTTACAAGGTTCCACCGTTCTGTGTAAATTGGTGGAATTTGGAATTTGGTAGTGGCAGGGTTGCTGGCCACGCAGCCGCCATCACTACGAGCTTGTTGAATGGGTGAGCCAGAAGCTTCTGAAGTGTCCCGAGTGGCCGGAGCTTGAGGAGAGACTGAAAAGTAGTGACCCTCTCACTGAAGTGTCAAGGTCAAGGAAAGCTACATGGAAGGTCCAGCCTGCTATCTGGATAGGAGGACCTGGATAGCGACCCTGGCTCCCCAGTGTGATGGAGTGAAGCATGAGAGATTCAAAGACCAGCGTTGGGGGcattaagcatcggcctttgggTCATGATCGAGGgatcctcggatcaagccccgcatcagctccctgctcagctcagcggagagcctgcttctcccgctctctgcctgctgctccctgtgcttgtgctctatctctctcaaataaataaataaataaaatcttaaaaaaaaaaaaaaaaagaccagagtgGAAAACCATTAATCAGGGGTCTGCTTTCCACATACCTTTCCCTATGTATCTCTTCTATCTGGCCATTCCTGATTCATACCCTTTTGTGTTAAATCTGTAACCCAGCCAGTAAAACAGTTTCCTGAGTGCTATGATTTGCGGAGGCAAATCAATCAAATCCAGTGAGGGGGTGGCGGCTGGAACCTCTGAGGTATTGCCAGTCCATCAGGAGCACAGGTGACAACCAGAACTTGTGATGGGCATCTgaagggggggggcggggtgtgcCGTCTTGTGGGACTGCGCCAGCAAGCCGTGGGACCTGCTGCTGTCTCCAGGTAgatggtgtcagaattgagttgcgTTGAAGGGCGCTCGGGTGGTGTCGGGAGTTGCTTGGTGTGAGGGGGAAGCCCACGCATCAGAATTAGTGTCAGAATTgtgtgtatagaaatacaatgggtggctcagtgggttaaagcctctgcttttggctcagatcatgatcccagggtcgtgggatcgagccccatatcaggctccctgctgagcagagagccgcttcccttcctctctctctacctgcctctctgcctacttgtgatctgtcaaataaataaaatcttaaaaaaaaaaaaagaaagaaatacaacgGAATTTTGTGTGTTGATCTTGAACCTCTAATTTTGCTGAATTTGGTTATTAGctctaagtgtgtgtgtatgtgtattctttaggattttttttttcctgtatgtgtattttatcatttgTGAACATGGATGGTTTCACTTCCTCCTTTCCATTGTTGTATTTAGGACTTCCAGTGCAGAATTAAGCAGATGAAATGGTAAAAGTGGGCCTTTTCCTATCTTAGGGAGAGGCTGTGAGTCTTTTATCATCGAATAGGACATTAGTTGTGGATTTTTCATAAATGTGTGtcatcaggttgaggaagttcccatCTATTCCTGGTTcattgagtgttttgttttttttaagattttatttatttgacagagatcacaagtaggcagagaggcaggcagagagagaggaggaagcaggctccctgctgagcagagagcccggtgtggggctcgatcccaggaacccgcgatcatgacctgagccaaa comes from Mustela erminea isolate mMusErm1 chromosome 9, mMusErm1.Pri, whole genome shotgun sequence and encodes:
- the BRMS1 gene encoding breast cancer metastasis-suppressor 1 isoform X1, with the protein product MPVQPPSKDTEEMEAEADSAAEMNGEEEESGEERSGSQTGSDEESSEMDDEDYERRRSECVNEMLDLEKQFSELKEKLFRERLSQLRARLEEVGAERAPEYTEPLGGLQRSLKIRIQVAGIYKGFCLDVIRNKYECELQGARQHLEPFQSEKLLLYDTLQGELQERIQRLEEDRQSLDLSSEWWDDRLHARSSAKTWDSLPASKRKKAPLVSGPYIVYMLQEIDILEDWTAIKKARAAVSPQKRKADGP
- the BRMS1 gene encoding breast cancer metastasis-suppressor 1 isoform X3 is translated as MPVQPPSKDTEEMEAEADSAAEMNGEEEESGEERSGSQTGSDEESSEMDDEDYERRRSECVNEMLDLEKQFSELKEKLFRERLSQLRARLEEVGAERAPEYTEPLGGLQRSLKIRIQVAGIYKGFCLDVIRNKYECELQGARQHLEGELQERIQRLEEDRQSLDLSSEWWDDRLHARSSAKTWDSLPASKRKKAPLVSGPYIVYMLQEIDILEDWTAIKKARAAVSPQKRKADGP
- the B4GAT1 gene encoding beta-1,4-glucuronyltransferase 1, whose amino-acid sequence is MQMSYAIRCAFYQLLLAALMLVAMLQLLYLSLLSGLHGQEEQDQYFEFFPPSPRSVDQVKAQLRTALASGGVLDASGDYRVYRGLLKTTMDPNDVILATHASVDNLLHLSGLLERWEGPLSVSVFAATKEEAQLATVLTYALSSHCPDMRARVAMHLVCPSRYEAAVPDPREPGEFALLRSCQEVFDKLARVAQPGINYALGTNVSYPNNLLRNLAREGANYALVIDVDMVPSEGLWRGLREMLDQSKQWAGTALVVPAFEIRRARRMPTNKNELLQLYQVGEVRPFYYGLCTPCQAPTNYSRWVNLPEESLLRPAYVVPWQDPWEPFYVAGGKVPTFDERFRQYGFNRISQACELHVAGFDFEVLNEGFLVHKGFKEALKFHPQKEAENQHNKILYRQFKQELKAKYPDSPRHC
- the BRMS1 gene encoding breast cancer metastasis-suppressor 1 isoform X2 gives rise to the protein MPVQPPSKDTEEMEAEADSAAEMNGEEEESGEERSGSQTGSDEESSEMDDEDYERRRSECVNEMLDLEKQFSELKEKLFRERLSQLRARLEEVGAERAPEYTEPLGGLQRSLKIRIQVAGIYKGFCLDVIRNKYECELQGARQHLESEKLLLYDTLQGELQERIQRLEEDRQSLDLSSEWWDDRLHARSSAKTWDSLPASKRKKAPLVSGPYIVYMLQEIDILEDWTAIKKARAAVSPQKRKADGP